The following coding sequences are from one Xiphophorus couchianus chromosome 7, X_couchianus-1.0, whole genome shotgun sequence window:
- the asmtl gene encoding putative bifunctional dTTP/UTP pyrophosphatase/methyltransferase protein isoform X1, producing the protein MVLNPVISKLSGKLVVLASSSPRRLEILRNAGLRFEVVPSWFKETLKKGLFKAPHEYAVETAKQKALEVARRMPIKHLKTPDMVIGADTIVTVDGMILEKPVDKQDAYRMLSSLSGKEHSVFTGVAIVLCHEKDDDELDYQMIDFYEETKVKFADLSQDMLWEYINSGEPMDKAGGYGIQALGGMLVEYVHGDFLNVVGFPLNHFCKQLDVIYNHCSFVNPETTESVYDRHSSPILIEQKDTSTSIPRHSSPSASPLHKVKKKDRESEAKVNRLSKQDAGEIKLHNSETTMLSVMRSGDGAVIDQTEPKKGDLGLICELMDGFKASKALFTASKFGLFDVLHKKPGLDAEQIAQEIKASVKGTETLLEACVSLGLLKTRDTAGCPKPGFENTDEASCFLRSDSHFSLHAYIQHCNDTLWPVFAHLESAVREGTSQHGKVKSSTEICQEPRLRFMHAMHSSAKVAATAVATAFDLSSYKTACDVGGCTGAIAYELIKIHPDLSVAVLDLPAVVEMSAPFQRQHTDKRVTFKAGDFLKDELPKADLYVLVRILHDLTDEKLHILLRRISDACTPGCGLLLSEIFLDENRSGPSRGLLQALSMSEGKQRSAAEYSRLLKGHGFITAQVKHTNSLLDAMLCTKA; encoded by the exons ATGGTTCTAAATCCAGTCATTTCCAAGCTGTCTGGTAAACTGGTTGTATTGGCCAGTTCCTCCCCTCGAAGACTGGAGATACTCCGCAATGCG GGTTTACGTTTTGAGGTGGTGCCATCTTGGTTTAAAGAAACTCTCAAAAAGGGACTTTTCAAAGCCCCTCATGAGTATGCTGTTGAGACAGCCAAGCAGAAGGCCCTGGAGGTGGCCAGGAGGATGCCAATT AAACACTTGAAAACTCCTGACATGGTGATCGGAGCAGATACAATTGTG ACTGTCGATGGTATGATTCTGGAAAAGCCGGTGGACAAACAGGATGCGTACAGGATGCTATCTAG tttgagtgGTAAAGAGCACAGTGTATTTACTGGAGTTGCCATTGTCTTGTGTCATGAAAAAGACG ACGATGAACTGGACTACCAGATGATAGACTTCTATGAAGAAACAAAGGTTAAGTTTGCAGATCTCTCACAAGATATGCTATGGGAGTACATCAATAGTGGTGAGCCCAT ggacAAAGCTGGTGGCTACGGCATTCAAGCTCTCGGCGGCATGCTGGTGGAGTACGTCCATGGAGACTTCTTAAACGTTGTCGGGTTTCCCCTCAACCACTTCTGCAAACAATTAGACGTTATTTACAACCACTGCTCTTTCGTCAACCCTGAGACAACTGAATCTGTCTACGACCGTCATTCCAGCCCAATTCTAATTGAGCAGAAAGACACCTCCACATCCATCCCCAGACACAGCAGCCCTTCGGCCAGCCCGCTTCATAAG gtgaaaaagaaagacagagaaagTGAGGCAAAGGTCAATAGGTTGTCGAAACAGGATGCCGGGGAGATCAAGCTTCATAATTCTGAAACTACCATGTTGTCCGTAATGAGGAGTGGAGATGGAGCCGTCATTGACCAAACCGAGCCTAAAAAGGGAGACTTGGGGCTGATTTGTGAGCTAATGGATGGATTCAAAGCCTCAAAG GCGCTGTTCACAGCATCGAAGTTCGGCTTGTTTGACGTTCTGCACAAGAAGCCTGGGCTGGACGCAGAGCAGATAGCCCAGGAGATCAAAGCCTCTGTGAAGGGGACAGAGACGCTGCTGGAAGCTTGTGTGTCACTGGGACTGCTGAAGACCAGAGATACAG cAGGATGCCCAAAACCTGGATTTGAGAACACAGACGAGGCCTCATGTTTCCTGCGCTCAGATTCTCATTTCTCGCTGCACGCCTACATTCAGCACTGTAACGACACATTGTGGCCTGTTTTCGCTCACCTCGAAAGCGCTGTGCGGGAGGGAACTAGCCAGCATGGGAAGGTCAAGTCATCTACAGAGATTTGTCAG gaacCCAGACTGAGATTCATGCATGCCATGCACAGCTCTGCTAAAGTTGCAGCTACGGCCGTGGCAACGGCCTTTGACCTCTCCAGCTACAAAACAGCCTGCGACGTGGGGG GATGCACTGGCGCCATCGCGTACGAGTTGATTAAAATCCACCCCGACCTGTCTGTAGCTGTGCTCGATTTGCCTGCCGTTGTGGAGATGAGTGCACCGTTTCAGCGGCAGCACACGGACAAAAGGGTCACTTTCAAAGCTG GAGACTTCTTAAAGGACGAATTGCCTAAAGCAGACTTGTACGTCCTGGTGAGGATTCTCCATGATCTGACCGATGAGAAGCTGCATATTCTGCTGAGGAGAATTTCAGATGCATGCACTCCAG GCTGCGGCCTCCTGCTGAGCGAGATCTTTCTGGATGAAAACAGAAGCGGCCCGAGCCGAGGGCTGCTGCAGGCTCTCAGCATGAGCGAGGGGAAACAGCGAAGTGCGGCGGAGTACAGTCGGCTTTTAAAGGGCCACGGTTTCATAACGGCACAAGTGAAGCACACAAACAGCCTTCTGGATGCAATGCTGTGCACCAAAGCATAA
- the upf3a gene encoding regulator of nonsense transcripts 3A isoform X3 yields MRSDKDQMTAGKEKSIFEIQLKDVPREQENIPANAKPKEEKKEVFTKVVIRRLPPNLSKEQLEEHLSPLPSYDYFEFFPADQSLYPHLFSRAYINFKSTEDILLFRDRFDGYVFIDNKGQEYPAVVEFAPFQKISKKKLKKKDAKAGSIEEDPEYKRFLENYSCDEEKSMANPEILLGEIEAKTRELIAKRTTPLLEYIKNKKIEKQRIREEKREERRRRELEKKRQREEEKRKRREEERRKRKEAEKQKKLSDKDIKIKLLKKSDRDDDVDSDRMKEKSEPCDAGVGKWEKTGGQMKSKEPKENRGQAENDKEQRDQHGRRQRDKDHRSKDEERKRQRHHYEFDKFMRRKDETKWGKGYCQDRAKKEGHHHGYSYCPDGADKMGKEDREDLSNRKERLRNKDRPAMQLYQPGARNRKRMSSANKGYDCLPIGHSPECRTEHCYEVVAMTAGIERGFEKSKDEQ; encoded by the exons ATGAGGTCTGATAAGGACCAAATGACCGCGGGTAAGGAGAAAAGCATCTTCGAGATACAATTAAAAGACGTCCCAAGAGAGCAAGAAAACATTCCCGCCAACGCTAAGccgaaagaagagaagaaggagGTTTTCACCAAG GTGGTTATTCGAAGACTCCCTCCTAACCTGTCAAAGGAACAACTGGAAGAGCATCTCAGTCCTCTTCCGTCTTATGACTACTTTGAGTTTTTCCCAGCAGATCAAAG TCTCTATCCCCACCTCTTCTCCCGAGCTTATATCAACTTTAAAAGCACAGAAGACATCCTGCTGTTCAGGGATCGATTTGATGGCTATGTCTTTATTGACAACAAGG GTCAGGAATATCCTGCTGTGGTAGAGTTTGCGCCTTTCCAGAAGATTTCCAAAAAGAAGCTGAAGAAGAAAGATGCCAAAGCCGGAAGCATTGAAGAAG ATCCAGAATACAAGCGATTTTTGGAAAACTACTCCTGTGATGAGGAGAAGTCCATGGCTAATCCTGAGATACTTCTTGGGGAGATAGAAGCTAAGACCAGAGAGCTCATTG CCAAACGAACAACACCTCTCCTGGAGTAcatcaaaaataagaaaatcgaAAAACAG AGGATAAGAGAGGAGAAGAGggaagagagaagaagaagggagCTTGAAAAGAAAAGGCAACGGGAGGAGGAGAAACGAAAGCGGCGAGAGGAGGAGAGACGCAAGCGAAAAGAGgcagagaagcagaagaaactGTCCGATAAAGACATCAAAATTAAG CTCCTAAAGAAGAGCGACAGAGACGATGACGTTGATTCAGACCGTATGAAGGAAAAAAGTGAGCCTTGTGATGCAGGTGTGGGCAAGTGGGAGAAAACGGGAGGACAAATGAAGTCAAAAGAACcaaaagaaaa CAGAGGTCAGGCTGAGAACGACAAAGAGCAGAGAGATCAGCACGGCCGCAGGCAGAGAGATAAGGATCACCGCAGCAAGGACGAGGAGAGAAAACGGCAACGACACCACTACGAGTTTGATAAGTTCATGCGGCGGAAAGACGAGACCAAATGGGGGAAGGGCTACTGCCAGGACCGAGCCAAGAAAGAGGGCCATCATCATGGCTATTCTTACTGTCCTGACGGGGCAGACAAAATGGGAAAGGAGGACAGGGAGGACCTGAGCAACAGAAAGGAACGCCTCCGAAACAAG GACCGTCCTGCCATGCAGCTTTATCAGCCCGGCGCGCGCAACAGGAAGCGCATGAGTTCGGCTAATAAAGGCTATGACTGCCTCCCTATCGGCCATTCCCCCGAATGCAGGACGGAGCATTGTTATGAGGTTGTTGCCATGACAGCGGGGATCGAAAGGGGGTTTGAGAAAAGCAAAGACGAGCAGTGA
- the p2ry8 gene encoding P2Y purinoceptor 8 — protein sequence MKGNTSRTQLDNATLTLFRDVNTSTIISVIYVLVTIINWVGNGLSMWLLLFRTSPKTPSIIFMINLTLTDLALGSALPFQIAYQLQGYNWKLGSNMCSFMTLVFYTNMYCSILTMMAIGIDRYLGIVKPMRFRKNKRRKSIAVFSCLLMWGLVLGVLYPLMTTDLTFEVPELQITTCFDVLKKSMLPSVGAWATFLFSMVVFLFLFPFCVTMFCYVSVIHKLSSDSKTVQKGRAIRLAVVVLLVFVLCFAPNNILLLVHSVLRLFYDKSVYMAYKLSLCFSCLNSCLDPFIYYFASKDFRQKLREIMNLQSVSSADSIRMENKETLYSG from the exons ATGAAGGGGAATACCAGCAGGACACAGCTCGATAACGCCACCCTGACACTGTTTCGGGATGTGAACACCAGCACTATCATATCTGTTATATACGTGCTTGTCACCATCATCAACTGGGTGGGAAATGGCCTATCAATGTGGCTCCTGCTGTTTCGTACCTCCCCAAAAACACCCTCCATCATATTCATGATTAATCTAACTCTCACCGACTTGGCTCTTGGCTCCGCCCTCCCCTTTCAAATCGCCTACCAGCTCCAAGGATACAACTGGAAATTGGGGTCCAATATGTGCAG CTTCATGACCCTCGTTTTCTACACCAACATGTATTGTTCTATCCTGACGATGATGGCCATTGGCATTGACCGCTACCTGGGCATCGTGAAGCCCATGAGGTTCCGGAAGAACAAGAGGAGAAAATCTATTGCTGTCTTCAGCTGCCTTCTGATGTGGGGTTTGGTCCTGGGTGTTTTGTACCCTCTTATGACCACCGACCTGACCTTTGAGGTCCCGGAGCTCCAGATCACCACATGCTTTGACGTGCTGAAAAAAAGCATGCTGCCGTCCGTGGGTGCCTGGGCTACTTTCCTGTTCAGCATggtggtttttcttttcctttttcctttctgtgtcACAATGTTCTGCTACGTTAGCGTCATACACAAGCTGTCCAGTGATTCCAAGACTGTCCAGAAAGGGAGAGCCATACGTCTGGCTGTTGTCGTTCTGCTGGTCTTCGTGCTCTGCTTTGCTCCAAACAACATCCTCTTATTGGTTCACAGTGTCCTTAGACTCTTCTATGACAAGTCTGTGTACATGGCCTACAagctttctctctgttttagCTGTCTGAATAGCTGTTTGGATCCTTTCATTTATTACTTTGCTTCAAAGGATTTCAGGCAGAAGCTGAGAGAGATAATGAATCTGCAGAGCGTGAGTAGTGCAGACTCTATAAGGATGGAGAACAAAGAGACTTTGTACTCTGGATAA
- the asmtl gene encoding putative bifunctional dTTP/UTP pyrophosphatase/methyltransferase protein isoform X2 translates to MVLNPVISKLSGKLVVLASSSPRRLEILRNAGLRFEVVPSWFKETLKKGLFKAPHEYAVETAKQKALEVARRMPIKHLKTPDMVIGADTIVTVDGMILEKPVDKQDAYRMLSSLSGKEHSVFTGVAIVLCHEKDDDELDYQMIDFYEETKVKFADLSQDMLWEYINSGEPMDKAGGYGIQALGGMLVEYVHGDFLNVVGFPLNHFCKQLDVIYNHCSFVNPETTESVYDRHSSPILIEQKDTSTSIPRHSSPSASPLHKVKKKDRESEAKVNRLSKQDAGEIKLHNSETTMLSVMRSGDGAVIDQTEPKKGDLGLICELMDGFKASKALFTASKFGLFDVLHKKPGLDAEQIAQEIKASVKGTETLLEACVSLGLLKTRDTGCPKPGFENTDEASCFLRSDSHFSLHAYIQHCNDTLWPVFAHLESAVREGTSQHGKVKSSTEICQEPRLRFMHAMHSSAKVAATAVATAFDLSSYKTACDVGGCTGAIAYELIKIHPDLSVAVLDLPAVVEMSAPFQRQHTDKRVTFKAGDFLKDELPKADLYVLVRILHDLTDEKLHILLRRISDACTPGCGLLLSEIFLDENRSGPSRGLLQALSMSEGKQRSAAEYSRLLKGHGFITAQVKHTNSLLDAMLCTKA, encoded by the exons ATGGTTCTAAATCCAGTCATTTCCAAGCTGTCTGGTAAACTGGTTGTATTGGCCAGTTCCTCCCCTCGAAGACTGGAGATACTCCGCAATGCG GGTTTACGTTTTGAGGTGGTGCCATCTTGGTTTAAAGAAACTCTCAAAAAGGGACTTTTCAAAGCCCCTCATGAGTATGCTGTTGAGACAGCCAAGCAGAAGGCCCTGGAGGTGGCCAGGAGGATGCCAATT AAACACTTGAAAACTCCTGACATGGTGATCGGAGCAGATACAATTGTG ACTGTCGATGGTATGATTCTGGAAAAGCCGGTGGACAAACAGGATGCGTACAGGATGCTATCTAG tttgagtgGTAAAGAGCACAGTGTATTTACTGGAGTTGCCATTGTCTTGTGTCATGAAAAAGACG ACGATGAACTGGACTACCAGATGATAGACTTCTATGAAGAAACAAAGGTTAAGTTTGCAGATCTCTCACAAGATATGCTATGGGAGTACATCAATAGTGGTGAGCCCAT ggacAAAGCTGGTGGCTACGGCATTCAAGCTCTCGGCGGCATGCTGGTGGAGTACGTCCATGGAGACTTCTTAAACGTTGTCGGGTTTCCCCTCAACCACTTCTGCAAACAATTAGACGTTATTTACAACCACTGCTCTTTCGTCAACCCTGAGACAACTGAATCTGTCTACGACCGTCATTCCAGCCCAATTCTAATTGAGCAGAAAGACACCTCCACATCCATCCCCAGACACAGCAGCCCTTCGGCCAGCCCGCTTCATAAG gtgaaaaagaaagacagagaaagTGAGGCAAAGGTCAATAGGTTGTCGAAACAGGATGCCGGGGAGATCAAGCTTCATAATTCTGAAACTACCATGTTGTCCGTAATGAGGAGTGGAGATGGAGCCGTCATTGACCAAACCGAGCCTAAAAAGGGAGACTTGGGGCTGATTTGTGAGCTAATGGATGGATTCAAAGCCTCAAAG GCGCTGTTCACAGCATCGAAGTTCGGCTTGTTTGACGTTCTGCACAAGAAGCCTGGGCTGGACGCAGAGCAGATAGCCCAGGAGATCAAAGCCTCTGTGAAGGGGACAGAGACGCTGCTGGAAGCTTGTGTGTCACTGGGACTGCTGAAGACCAGAGATACAG GATGCCCAAAACCTGGATTTGAGAACACAGACGAGGCCTCATGTTTCCTGCGCTCAGATTCTCATTTCTCGCTGCACGCCTACATTCAGCACTGTAACGACACATTGTGGCCTGTTTTCGCTCACCTCGAAAGCGCTGTGCGGGAGGGAACTAGCCAGCATGGGAAGGTCAAGTCATCTACAGAGATTTGTCAG gaacCCAGACTGAGATTCATGCATGCCATGCACAGCTCTGCTAAAGTTGCAGCTACGGCCGTGGCAACGGCCTTTGACCTCTCCAGCTACAAAACAGCCTGCGACGTGGGGG GATGCACTGGCGCCATCGCGTACGAGTTGATTAAAATCCACCCCGACCTGTCTGTAGCTGTGCTCGATTTGCCTGCCGTTGTGGAGATGAGTGCACCGTTTCAGCGGCAGCACACGGACAAAAGGGTCACTTTCAAAGCTG GAGACTTCTTAAAGGACGAATTGCCTAAAGCAGACTTGTACGTCCTGGTGAGGATTCTCCATGATCTGACCGATGAGAAGCTGCATATTCTGCTGAGGAGAATTTCAGATGCATGCACTCCAG GCTGCGGCCTCCTGCTGAGCGAGATCTTTCTGGATGAAAACAGAAGCGGCCCGAGCCGAGGGCTGCTGCAGGCTCTCAGCATGAGCGAGGGGAAACAGCGAAGTGCGGCGGAGTACAGTCGGCTTTTAAAGGGCCACGGTTTCATAACGGCACAAGTGAAGCACACAAACAGCCTTCTGGATGCAATGCTGTGCACCAAAGCATAA
- the upf3a gene encoding regulator of nonsense transcripts 3A isoform X1, which translates to MRSDKDQMTAGKEKSIFEIQLKDVPREQENIPANAKPKEEKKEVFTKVVIRRLPPNLSKEQLEEHLSPLPSYDYFEFFPADQSLYPHLFSRAYINFKSTEDILLFRDRFDGYVFIDNKGQEYPAVVEFAPFQKISKKKLKKKDAKAGSIEEDPEYKRFLENYSCDEEKSMANPEILLGEIEAKTRELIAKRTTPLLEYIKNKKIEKQRIREEKREERRRRELEKKRQREEEKRKRREEERRKRKEAEKQKKLSDKDIKIKLLKKSDRDDDVDSDRMKEKSEPCDAGVGKWEKTGGQMKSKEPKENRGQAENDKEQRDQHGRRQRDKDHRSKDEERKRQRHHYEFDKFMRRKDETKWGKGYCQDRAKKEGHHHGYSYCPDGADKMGKEDREDLSNRKERLRNKVSEKDRPAMQLYQPGARNRKRMSSANKGYDCLPIGHSPECRTEHCYEVVAMTAGIERGFEKSKDEQ; encoded by the exons ATGAGGTCTGATAAGGACCAAATGACCGCGGGTAAGGAGAAAAGCATCTTCGAGATACAATTAAAAGACGTCCCAAGAGAGCAAGAAAACATTCCCGCCAACGCTAAGccgaaagaagagaagaaggagGTTTTCACCAAG GTGGTTATTCGAAGACTCCCTCCTAACCTGTCAAAGGAACAACTGGAAGAGCATCTCAGTCCTCTTCCGTCTTATGACTACTTTGAGTTTTTCCCAGCAGATCAAAG TCTCTATCCCCACCTCTTCTCCCGAGCTTATATCAACTTTAAAAGCACAGAAGACATCCTGCTGTTCAGGGATCGATTTGATGGCTATGTCTTTATTGACAACAAGG GTCAGGAATATCCTGCTGTGGTAGAGTTTGCGCCTTTCCAGAAGATTTCCAAAAAGAAGCTGAAGAAGAAAGATGCCAAAGCCGGAAGCATTGAAGAAG ATCCAGAATACAAGCGATTTTTGGAAAACTACTCCTGTGATGAGGAGAAGTCCATGGCTAATCCTGAGATACTTCTTGGGGAGATAGAAGCTAAGACCAGAGAGCTCATTG CCAAACGAACAACACCTCTCCTGGAGTAcatcaaaaataagaaaatcgaAAAACAG AGGATAAGAGAGGAGAAGAGggaagagagaagaagaagggagCTTGAAAAGAAAAGGCAACGGGAGGAGGAGAAACGAAAGCGGCGAGAGGAGGAGAGACGCAAGCGAAAAGAGgcagagaagcagaagaaactGTCCGATAAAGACATCAAAATTAAG CTCCTAAAGAAGAGCGACAGAGACGATGACGTTGATTCAGACCGTATGAAGGAAAAAAGTGAGCCTTGTGATGCAGGTGTGGGCAAGTGGGAGAAAACGGGAGGACAAATGAAGTCAAAAGAACcaaaagaaaa CAGAGGTCAGGCTGAGAACGACAAAGAGCAGAGAGATCAGCACGGCCGCAGGCAGAGAGATAAGGATCACCGCAGCAAGGACGAGGAGAGAAAACGGCAACGACACCACTACGAGTTTGATAAGTTCATGCGGCGGAAAGACGAGACCAAATGGGGGAAGGGCTACTGCCAGGACCGAGCCAAGAAAGAGGGCCATCATCATGGCTATTCTTACTGTCCTGACGGGGCAGACAAAATGGGAAAGGAGGACAGGGAGGACCTGAGCAACAGAAAGGAACGCCTCCGAAACAAGGTGAGCGAGAAG GACCGTCCTGCCATGCAGCTTTATCAGCCCGGCGCGCGCAACAGGAAGCGCATGAGTTCGGCTAATAAAGGCTATGACTGCCTCCCTATCGGCCATTCCCCCGAATGCAGGACGGAGCATTGTTATGAGGTTGTTGCCATGACAGCGGGGATCGAAAGGGGGTTTGAGAAAAGCAAAGACGAGCAGTGA
- the upf3a gene encoding regulator of nonsense transcripts 3A isoform X2, with product MRSDKDQMTAGKEKSIFEIQLKDVPREQENIPANAKPKEEKKEVFTKVVIRRLPPNLSKEQLEEHLSPLPSYDYFEFFPADQSLYPHLFSRAYINFKSTEDILLFRDRFDGYVFIDNKGQEYPAVVEFAPFQKISKKKLKKKDAKAGSIEEDPEYKRFLENYSCDEEKSMANPEILLGEIEAKTRELIAKRTTPLLEYIKNKKIEKQRIREEKREERRRRELEKKRQREEEKRKRREEERRKRKEAEKQKKLSDKDIKIKLLKKSDRDDDVDSDRMKEKSEPCDAGVGKWEKTGGQMKSKEPKEKGQAENDKEQRDQHGRRQRDKDHRSKDEERKRQRHHYEFDKFMRRKDETKWGKGYCQDRAKKEGHHHGYSYCPDGADKMGKEDREDLSNRKERLRNKVSEKDRPAMQLYQPGARNRKRMSSANKGYDCLPIGHSPECRTEHCYEVVAMTAGIERGFEKSKDEQ from the exons ATGAGGTCTGATAAGGACCAAATGACCGCGGGTAAGGAGAAAAGCATCTTCGAGATACAATTAAAAGACGTCCCAAGAGAGCAAGAAAACATTCCCGCCAACGCTAAGccgaaagaagagaagaaggagGTTTTCACCAAG GTGGTTATTCGAAGACTCCCTCCTAACCTGTCAAAGGAACAACTGGAAGAGCATCTCAGTCCTCTTCCGTCTTATGACTACTTTGAGTTTTTCCCAGCAGATCAAAG TCTCTATCCCCACCTCTTCTCCCGAGCTTATATCAACTTTAAAAGCACAGAAGACATCCTGCTGTTCAGGGATCGATTTGATGGCTATGTCTTTATTGACAACAAGG GTCAGGAATATCCTGCTGTGGTAGAGTTTGCGCCTTTCCAGAAGATTTCCAAAAAGAAGCTGAAGAAGAAAGATGCCAAAGCCGGAAGCATTGAAGAAG ATCCAGAATACAAGCGATTTTTGGAAAACTACTCCTGTGATGAGGAGAAGTCCATGGCTAATCCTGAGATACTTCTTGGGGAGATAGAAGCTAAGACCAGAGAGCTCATTG CCAAACGAACAACACCTCTCCTGGAGTAcatcaaaaataagaaaatcgaAAAACAG AGGATAAGAGAGGAGAAGAGggaagagagaagaagaagggagCTTGAAAAGAAAAGGCAACGGGAGGAGGAGAAACGAAAGCGGCGAGAGGAGGAGAGACGCAAGCGAAAAGAGgcagagaagcagaagaaactGTCCGATAAAGACATCAAAATTAAG CTCCTAAAGAAGAGCGACAGAGACGATGACGTTGATTCAGACCGTATGAAGGAAAAAAGTGAGCCTTGTGATGCAGGTGTGGGCAAGTGGGAGAAAACGGGAGGACAAATGAAGTCAAAAGAACcaaaagaaaa AGGTCAGGCTGAGAACGACAAAGAGCAGAGAGATCAGCACGGCCGCAGGCAGAGAGATAAGGATCACCGCAGCAAGGACGAGGAGAGAAAACGGCAACGACACCACTACGAGTTTGATAAGTTCATGCGGCGGAAAGACGAGACCAAATGGGGGAAGGGCTACTGCCAGGACCGAGCCAAGAAAGAGGGCCATCATCATGGCTATTCTTACTGTCCTGACGGGGCAGACAAAATGGGAAAGGAGGACAGGGAGGACCTGAGCAACAGAAAGGAACGCCTCCGAAACAAGGTGAGCGAGAAG GACCGTCCTGCCATGCAGCTTTATCAGCCCGGCGCGCGCAACAGGAAGCGCATGAGTTCGGCTAATAAAGGCTATGACTGCCTCCCTATCGGCCATTCCCCCGAATGCAGGACGGAGCATTGTTATGAGGTTGTTGCCATGACAGCGGGGATCGAAAGGGGGTTTGAGAAAAGCAAAGACGAGCAGTGA